Proteins co-encoded in one Arachis hypogaea cultivar Tifrunner chromosome 13, arahy.Tifrunner.gnm2.J5K5, whole genome shotgun sequence genomic window:
- the LOC140177600 gene encoding uncharacterized protein: MNFLNQLTTFQVSISKKNTKSNKDPESIYYLHPSESTGIPLTIIILDDKNFGDWSRSVLWRLKGKNKMKFIDGSLPKPNKDDETFEAWDRCNTYVIAWINFSLSPDIARSVVWNNVASNLWSELKHRYYQGDKFRVAELQEELFAIKQGDLDVMAYFTKLKSIWEDLDSFRAIPNCEC, translated from the coding sequence ATGAATTTTCTAAATCAGCTCACAACATTTCAAGTGAGCATTAGCAAGAAGAATACCAAATCGAATAAGGATCCAGAGAGCATCTATTATCTTCATCCCTCTGAGAGCACTGGTATTCCTCTTACTATTATTATTCTCGATGATAAAAACTTTGGTGATTGGAGTAGATCTGTGCTATGGAGACTGAAAGGAAAGAACAAGATGAAATTTATTGATGGTAGTTTGCCTAAGCCTAATAAGGATGATGAAACCTTTGAGGCATGGGATAGGTGCAACACTTACGTCATAGCTTGGATAAACTTTTCCCTTAGTCCAGACATAGCTAGAAGTGTTGTTTGGAACAATGTGGCCAGCAATCTGTGGAGTGAATTGAAGCACAGATACTATCAAGGAGACAAATTTAGGGTGGCAGAGTTGCAAGAAGAGTTGTTTGCCATCAAACAAGGGGACCTAGATGTGATGGCGTATTTCACAAAGTTGAAATCCATTTGGGAGGATCTTGACAGTTTTAGAGCTATACCCAATTGTGAATGTTGA